A part of Gambusia affinis linkage group LG21, SWU_Gaff_1.0, whole genome shotgun sequence genomic DNA contains:
- the LOC122824325 gene encoding vascular cell adhesion protein 1-like isoform X2, whose protein sequence is MEGCKGVMAVLSENLLTVSMLLSVFFLPDSAWSPRVEISGEMKEKNSVTVTCSAPTPCPQSPPGLTLNLQPNPLRQMERNTDGTFTTTIQQNVTLSEIHDGYNITCFARYPMNGWEPKTANTDVTLSVSYSPKNTSVSITLIKGRWVEMHCSSRANPPVSTFTWFEKTSIGAMKVAEGEHYGLHVTEKGTYYCVATNDVGSQASPEIHLGLPAMAVELAHEVLGRKGIESAEVQIPILTVLGIVMLVCVLKIILWLHRKRPYTP, encoded by the exons ATGGAGGGATGTAAGGGAGTGATGGCAGTCCTGTCTGAGAACCTGCTGACAGTCAGCATGTTGCTGAGTGTCTTTTTTCTTCCAG ATTCCGCTTGGAGCCCCAGGGTTGAAATCTCAGGTGAAATGAAGGAGAAGAACTCTGTCACCGTAACGTGCTCAGCTCCCACTCCCTGTCCACAATCACCTCCTGGACTCACCTTGAACCTCCAACCAAACCCTCTCAGACAGATGGAGAGGAACACAGATGGAACGTTTACAACTACAATCCAGCAGAACGTCACTCTGTCAGAGATCCACGACGGATACAACATCACCTGCTTTGCCAGATATCCTATGAATGGATGGGAACCCAAGACAGCAAATACAGATGTGACTCTCAGTGTTTCCT ATTCTCCAAAGAACACCTCAGTATCCATCACTCTAATAAAAGGTAGATGGGTGGAGATGCATTGCTCCAGCAGAGCCAATCCTCCAGTCAGCACCTTCACCTGGTTCGAGAAAACCTCAATTGGAGCCATGAAAGTAGCTGAAGGAGAACATTATGGACTCCATGTCACTGAGAAGGGAACTTATTACTGTGTGGCCACGAATGATGTTGGTAGTCAGGCATCTCCAGAGATTCATCTGGGTCTTCCAGCAATGG CGGTTGAGCTCGCGCATGAAGTTCTTGGAAGAAAAG GAATTGAGAGTGCTGAAGTTCAAATTCCAATTCTGACAGTATTAGGGATTGTGATGCTTGTCTGCGTGCTCAAAATCATCCTTTG GCTTCACAGGAAGAGACCCTATACTCCATAA
- the LOC122824325 gene encoding sialic acid-binding Ig-like lectin 7 isoform X1, whose translation MEGCKGVMAVLSENLLTVSMLLSVFFLPGIQTDCHSTHKGINITAPKHVVALSGSCLLIPCSFTDDKLMKFDSRRKTFGIWVKKSIFIVTFPRNVVYNSSWSGSKSGINIIGSLSERNCTTVFSKMMQQHGGKYFFRVESGPFRSFATCDPVQVTIKDSAWSPRVEISGEMKEKNSVTVTCSAPTPCPQSPPGLTLNLQPNPLRQMERNTDGTFTTTIQQNVTLSEIHDGYNITCFARYPMNGWEPKTANTDVTLSVSYSPKNTSVSITLIKGRWVEMHCSSRANPPVSTFTWFEKTSIGAMKVAEGEHYGLHVTEKGTYYCVATNDVGSQASPEIHLGLPAMAVELAHEVLGRKGIESAEVQIPILTVLGIVMLVCVLKIILWLHRKRPYTP comes from the exons ATGGAGGGATGTAAGGGAGTGATGGCAGTCCTGTCTGAGAACCTGCTGACAGTCAGCATGTTGCTGAGTGTCTTTTTTCTTCCAG GAATTCAGACTGACTGTCATTCGACTCACAAGGGTATCAACATTACTGCGCCAAAGCATGTTGTTGCTCTGAGTGGATCCTGTTTGCTAATTCCATGTAGCTTCACTGATGACAAGTTAATGAAGTTtgacagcagaagaaaaacatttggaatctgggtaaaaaaatcaatcttcaTTGTCACTTTTCCACGGAATGTAGTTTACAACAGCAGTTGGTCAGGAAGCAAATCTGGAATCAACATAATTGGAAGTCTAAGTGAGAGAAACTGCACaactgtgttttctaaaatgatGCAACAACATGGCGGTAAATACTTCTTCAGAGTTGAAAGCGGGCCGTTCAGATCATTTGCTACCTGTGATCCTGTTCAAGTGACAATTAAAG ATTCCGCTTGGAGCCCCAGGGTTGAAATCTCAGGTGAAATGAAGGAGAAGAACTCTGTCACCGTAACGTGCTCAGCTCCCACTCCCTGTCCACAATCACCTCCTGGACTCACCTTGAACCTCCAACCAAACCCTCTCAGACAGATGGAGAGGAACACAGATGGAACGTTTACAACTACAATCCAGCAGAACGTCACTCTGTCAGAGATCCACGACGGATACAACATCACCTGCTTTGCCAGATATCCTATGAATGGATGGGAACCCAAGACAGCAAATACAGATGTGACTCTCAGTGTTTCCT ATTCTCCAAAGAACACCTCAGTATCCATCACTCTAATAAAAGGTAGATGGGTGGAGATGCATTGCTCCAGCAGAGCCAATCCTCCAGTCAGCACCTTCACCTGGTTCGAGAAAACCTCAATTGGAGCCATGAAAGTAGCTGAAGGAGAACATTATGGACTCCATGTCACTGAGAAGGGAACTTATTACTGTGTGGCCACGAATGATGTTGGTAGTCAGGCATCTCCAGAGATTCATCTGGGTCTTCCAGCAATGG CGGTTGAGCTCGCGCATGAAGTTCTTGGAAGAAAAG GAATTGAGAGTGCTGAAGTTCAAATTCCAATTCTGACAGTATTAGGGATTGTGATGCTTGTCTGCGTGCTCAAAATCATCCTTTG GCTTCACAGGAAGAGACCCTATACTCCATAA
- the LOC122824323 gene encoding myelin-associated glycoprotein-like, translating to MEGYNRVMAALTENVLTVSVFLSVFFLPVQTGCSKNLSLGITAPKTLEGLSGSCLLLPCSFLETPRETSDEERQKFKVALQTSPDFGQDSQDGTHNSSHPGDDHEMNTTGNLKKFDDRRETIGVWITDEHGVESFPQNVIYNSSQSQNRYTVNVIGNLSEKNCSTLFTSMQPIQATKFYFRMESGPFRATAVCDPVQITIRDSAWSPRIEISGEMKEKNSVTVTCSAPTPCPQSPPELTWNLQPNPHRQMGRNTDGTFTTTIQQDITLSEIHNGYNIFCSARYPVDEGEHKTANTNVTLSVSYSPKNTSVSITLTKGRWVELLCSSRANPPVSVFTWYEKTSNGAMKVGEGEKYGLNATEDGAYYCVATNDVGSQASPEIHLISPVIAYEPTDEIAERKGTDFYQIQTTLFSGAAFLVLVCLLKIIMWVHRIKRKNLQQADTPLTD from the exons ATGGAGGGATATAACAGAGTGATGGCAGCCCTGACTGAGAACGTGCTGACAGTCAGCGTCTTCCTGAGTGTCTTCTTTCTTCCAG TTCAGACTGGATGTTCCAAGAACTTATCCCTCGGTATTACTGCACCAAAAACACTGGAAGGCCTGAGTGGATCCTGTTTGCTCCTCCCATGCAGTTTTCTGGAGACACCAAGAGAAACGTCTGATGAGGAGagacaaaaatttaaagttgCGCTTCAAACTTCCCCAGACTTTGGACAAGATTCACAGGATGGGACTCACAACAGCAGTCACCCAGGAGACGACCACGAAATGAACACGACTGGaaacctgaaaaagtttgaCGACAGGAGAGAAACGATTGGAGTTTGGATAACAGATGAACACGGGGTTGAGTCCTTTCCgcaaaatgtgatttacaaCAGCAGTCAGTCACAAAACAGATACACAGTGAACGTCATTGGGAACCTGAGTGAGAAGAACTGCTCCACCCTCTTTACCAGCATGCAACCAATTCAAGCGACGAAATTCTACTTCAGGATGGAGAGCGGGCCGTTCAGAGCCACGGCTGTCTGTGATCCCGTTCAGATAACAATCAGAG ATTCTGCTTGGAGCCCCAGGATTGAAATCTCAGGTGAAATGAAGGAGAAGAACTCTGTCACCGTAACGTGCTCAGCTCCCACTCCCTGTCCACAATCACCTCCTGAACTTACCTGGAACCTCCAACCAAACCCTCACAGACAGATGGGGAGGAACACAGATGGAACGTTTACAACTACAATCCAGCAGGACATCACTCTGTCAGAGATCCACAACGGATACAACATCTTCTGCTCTGCCAGATATCCTGTGGATGAAGGGGAACACAAGACAGCAAATACAAATGTGACTCTCAGTGTTTCCT ATTCTCCCAAGAACACCTCAGTATCCATCACTCTAACAAAAGGTAGATGGGTGGAGCTTCTTTGCTCCAGCAGAGCCAATCCTCCAGTCAGCGTCTTCACCTGGTACGAGAAAACATCAAATGGAGCCATGAAAGTAGGTGAAGGAGAAAAATATGGACTCAATGCCACTGAGGATGGAGCTTATTACTGTGTGGCCACGAATGATGTTGGTAGTCAGGCATCTCCAGAGATTCATCTGATTTCTCCAGTAATAG CGTATGAGCCGACTGATGAAATTGCTGAAAGAAAAG GAACTGACTTTTATCAAATTCAGACGACACTTTTTTCAGGGGCAGCGTTCCTCGTCCTGGTCTGCCTGCTCAAAATCATTATGTG GGTTCATAGGATCAAACGTAAAAATCTACAACAGGCCGAT ACTCCACTTACTGACTAA
- the LOC122824183 gene encoding myelin-associated glycoprotein-like, which produces MEGCSSEMAAFSQNMLTVSVLLSVFLLSGVQAGCGYEKTNLNITAPEKIEALSGSCLLIPCSFREIPEESKETFDNKKEIFGVWMKSDPAFGKNLKNVIYNSSLSQNSYAVNISGNLKEKNCTSVFSNVNSHQTDKYFFRIENGPLRATAICDPVHITVRDSALSPRIEISGEMKEKNSVTVTCSALTPCPQSPPELTWNLQPNPHRQMERNTDGTFTTTIQQDISLSEIHDGYNIFCSARYPVDGGEHKTANTEVTLSVFYAPKETSAARWVELLCSSRVNPPISCSTWVENSTYKARIVTKGDVRLIVYGGEVDRYKDSDNRQFRDRVCIGVKILGLVTLCCLTIIIECRSRSVFINKQEKDAEEADDNNRVTEM; this is translated from the exons ATGGAGGGATGTAGCAGTGAGATGGCAGCCTTCTCCCAGAATATGCTGACAGTCAGTGTGTTACTGAGTGTCTTCTTACTGTCAG GAGTTCAGGCTGGATGTGGATATGAGAAAACAAACCTCAACATTACTGCACCAGAGAAGATAGAAGCTCTGAGTGGATCCTGTTTGTTAATCCCATGTAGCTTTAGAGAAATACCAGAGGAATCAAAAGAAACGTTTGAcaacaagaaagaaatatttggaGTTTGGATGAAAAGTGATCCAGCATTTGgaaagaatctgaaaaatgtgatttacaacAGCAGTCTGTCTCAAAACAGCTATGCAGTGAACATTTCTGGAAACCTGAAAGAGAAGAACTGCACCAGTGTGTTTTCTAATGTAAACTCACATCAAACAGACAAATACTTCTTCAGGATTGAGAACGGGCCGTTAAGAGCAACAGCCATCTGTGATCCTGTTCATATAACAGTTAGAG ATTCTGCTCTGAGCCCCAGGATTGAAATCTCAGGTGAAATGAAGGAGAAGAACTCTGTCACCGTAACGTGCTCAGCTCTCACTCCCTGTCCACAATCACCTCCTGAACTCACCTGGAACCTCCAACCAAACCCTCACAGACAGATGGAGAGGAACACAGATGGAACGTTTACAACTACAATCCAGCAGGACATCAGTCTGTCAGAGATCCACGATGGATACAACATCTTCTGCTCTGCCAGATATCCTGTGGATGGAGGAGAACACAAGACAGCAAATACAGAAGTGACTCTCAGTGTTTTCT ATGCTCCCAAAGAAACCTCAGCAGCTAGATGGGTGGAGCTGCTTTGCTCCAGCAGAGTCAATCCTCCCATCAGCTGCTCCACCTGGGTTGAAAACAGTACATATAAAGCCAGGATAGTAACTAAAGGAGACGTCAGATTAATAGTCTATGGGGGAGAAGTCGATCGCTATAAGGACTCTG aTAATCGACAGTTTCGGGATCGTGTCTGCATTGGAGTAAAGATCCTGGGTCTTGTGACTCTCTGCTGTTTGACGATCATCATAGAGTG CCGGTCTAGATCAGTTTTCATCAACAAACAAGAGAAG GACGCAGAAGAAGCAGATGACAACAACAGAGTGACGGAGATGTGA
- the LOC122824090 gene encoding uncharacterized protein LOC122824090 — protein MKEKNSVTVTCSALTPCPQSPPELTWNLQPNPHRQMERNTNGTFTTTIQQDISLSEIHDGYNIFCSARYPVDGGEHKTANTEVTLSVFYAPKETLASRWVELFCSSRVNPSISCSTWVENSTYKARIVTKGDVKLTVYGGEVDCYEDSSMFSKDKNKKLLIPLITVTIVAVLVFLVLWLCEMLEKTQMQSQRRFLKSRRTAVQHNQTEASEEPGVLASLDGVLQPPSNEMREELHYEDVNFRKKPTCASESTSRDQQETLYAQVKVSEPKKGPTQTADSSDPLYSTQASPPMNRTEPELKDWQVGN, from the exons ATGAAGGAGAAGAACTCTGTCACCGTAACGTGCTCAGCTCTCACTCCCTGTCCACAATCACCTCCTGAACTCACCTGGAACCTCCAACCAAACCCTCACAGACAGATGGAGAGGAACACAAATGGAACGTTTACAACTACAATCCAGCAGGACATCAGTCTGTCAGAGATCCACGATGGATACAACATCTTCTGTTCTGCCAGATATCCTGTGGATGGAGGAGAACACAAGACAGCAAATACAGAAGTGACTCTCAGTGTTTTCT ATGCTCCCAAAGAAACCTTAGCATCTAGATGGGTGGAGCTGTTTTGCTCCAGCAGAGTCAATCCTTCCATCAGCTGCTCCACCTGGGTTGAAAACAGCACATATAAAGCCAGGATAGTAACTAAAGGAGACGTCAAATTAACAGTCTATGGGGGAGAAGTCGACTGCTATGAGGACTCTTCTATGTTCTCTAAAG ataaaaacaagaaactgctGATTCCCCTCATTACAGTGACCATTGTGGCTGTGCTCGTCTTCCTGGTTCTATG GTTGTGTGAAATGTTGGAGAAGACCCAAATGCAGAGTCAGAGGCG gTTTTTGAAGTCCAGACGAACTGCTGTACAACACAATCAG ACCGAAGCATCTGAGGAGCCTGGTGTTCTGGCATCTTTAGATGGTGTTCTTCAACCACCATCTAATGAAATGCGAGAAGAACTTCACTATGAGGATGTGAACTTCAGAAAGAAACCTACCTGTGCGTCAGAGAGTACCAGTAGAGACCAGCAGGAGACGCTGTACGCTCAGGTCAAAGTGTCTGAGCCAAAGAAAGGACCAACTCAGACTGCTGACAGCTCAGATCCTCTCTACTCTACG CAGGCATCTCCTCCAATGAAcaggacagaaccagaactcaaAGATTGGCAAGTGGGAAATTAG
- the LOC122824089 gene encoding myeloid cell surface antigen CD33-like, with translation MEGCSSEMAAFSQNMLTVSVLLSVFLLSGVQAGCKDKNPNLSITAPKKIEALSGSCLLIPCSFREIPEKSEETFDNKTEIFGVWIKSDPAFGKNLKNVIYNSSLSQNKYAVNISGNLREKNCTSVFSNVNSHQTDKYFFRIENGPLRATAICDPVNITVRDSAWSPRIEISGDVKENNSVTVTCSALTPCPQSPPELTWNLQPNPHRQMERNTDGTFTTTIQQDITLSEIHDGYNIFCSARYPVDGGENKTANTEVTLSVSYAPKETSAARWLELFCSSRVNPPISCWVENSTYKARIVTKGDVRLTVYGGEVDCYEDSSMFSKDKNKKLLIPLITVTIVAVLVFLVLWFLKSRRTAVQHNQTEAPEEPGVLASLDGVLQPPSNETREELYYEDVNFRKKPTCASESTSRDQQETLYAQVKVSEPKKGPTQTADSSDPLYSTVFPLSNVVVKTT, from the exons ATGGAGGGATGTAGCAGTGAGATGGCAGCCTTCTCCCAGAATATGCTGACAGTCAGTGTGTTACTGAGTGTCTTCTTACTGTCAG GAGTTCAGGCTGGATGTAAAGATAAGAACCCAAACCTCAGCATTACTGCACCAAAGAAGATAGAAGCTCTGAGTGGATCCTGTTTGCTAATCCCATGTAGCTTTAGAGAAATACCAGAGAAATCAGAAGAAACGTTTGATaacaagacagaaatatttggaGTTTGGATTAAAAGTGATCCAGCATTTGgaaagaatctgaaaaatgtgatttacaacAGCAGTCTGTCTCAAAACAAATATGCAGTGAACATTTCTGGAAACCTGAGAGAGAAGAACTGCACCAGTGTGTTTTCTAATGTAAACTCACATCAAACAGACAAATACTTCTTCAGGATTGAGAACGGGCCGTTAAGAGCAACAGCCATCTGTGATCCTGTTAATATAACAGTTAGAG ATTCTGCTTGGAGCCCCAGGATTGAAATCTCAGGTGACGTGAAGGAGAATAACTCTGTCACCGTAACGTGCTCAGCTCTCACTCCCTGTCCACAATCACCTCCTGAACTCACCTGGAACCTCCAACCAAACCCTCACAGACAGATGGAGAGGAACACAGATGGAACGTTTACAACTACAATCCAGCAGGACATCACTCTGTCAGAGATCCACGATGGATACAACATCTTCTGCTCTGCCAGATATCCTGTGGATGGAGGAGAAAACAAGACAGCAAATACAGAAGTGACTCTCAGTGTTTCCT ATGCTCCCAAAGAAACCTCAGCAGCTAGATGGTTGGAGCTGTTTTGCTCCAGCAGAGTCAATCCTCCCATCAGCTGCTGGGTTGAAAACAGCACATATAAAGCCAGGATAGTAACTAAAGGAGACGTCAGATTAACAGTCTATGGGGGAGAAGTCGACTGCTATGAGGACTCTTCTATGTTCTCTAAAG ataaaaacaagaaactgctGATTCCCCTCATTACAGTGACCATTGTGGCTGTGCTCGTCTTTCTGGTTCTATG gTTTTTGAAGTCCAGACGAACTGCTGTACAACACAATCAG ACCGAAGCACCTGAGGAGCCTGGTGTTCTTGCATCTTTAGATGGTGTTCTTCAACCACCATCTAATGAAACACGAGAAGAGCTTTACTATGAGGATGTGAACTTCAGAAAGAAACCTACCTGTGCGTCAGAGAGTACCAGTAGAGACCAGCAGGAGACGCTGTACGCTCAGGTCAAAGTGTCTGAGCCAAAGAAAGGACCAACTCAGACTGCTGACAGCTCAGATCCTCTCTACTCTACG GTGTTTCCTTTAAGCAATGTTGTAGTCAAGACTACCTAA